The sequence CGAGACATGATAATTGCGTATAATTGACCCGCTATATAATtaatgtctagagagagagagagagagagagagagagagagagagagagagagagagagagagaggcactgtggtgtgactctctctctctctctctctctctctctctctctctctctctctctctctctctctctctctctctctctctctcttctttttccgtcAATTCCCCTCAATTTCAACTCTTATTTTATCTTTCAATTTTCCTCGCTATCAAAATCCctccatttctactttttttttttttactctcctctctctttcccccctctgAAAATTCTCCTCCCCaactctctccattttcttgtatttcctttctctcctctgtaaATTTCCTTTCCCATTAATAAACCTCAATCccaactttttctctctcctctctttccctttttaaaCTTTTTCCTCAGCTTACTTTCCCCATTccgtatttttctctcctctctccatttcctccccttccaaatCCCTCCATCCCAaccgtttctctcctttccttccccttctgaaTTTTCCTCCTcaactctctcccctttccttccgctTCTGAACTTTCCTCCTcaactctctcccctttccttccccttctgaaCTTTCCTCCTcaactctctcccctttccttccccttctgactttcctcctcaactctctcccctttccttccccttctgacccttcctcctcaactctctcccctttccttccccttctgaaCTTTCCTCCTcaactctctcccctttccttccgctTCTGAACTTTCCTCCTcaactctttcccctttccttccccttcaggtGTCTCCCCATCACGCCCCATCCCCCAGCCTCCCCACCACTCAAAGCTACAAAAATGGGACTCGCTCGCCACTCCCAACAGATGCCCTGCCTGCTGTCTTGCCTGCTTCTGCTGTCTCTACTCTCCTTAGGTTCTGCTGTCGTGGGTAAGTAGTGGTTTTAAGGTATAAGAGTTCTAATTAACAGGTGGTTTTAATTAAACTTTTAAACACCTGTCTGTAAGCTCTAAAATTTTGCCTTCTTTATATAACCTTTTAAAGTAAGCTCTTGCAGAAAGGTATTTACGGAAGATATCTGAGAAAGGTCTTTAAATGCGTTCTgtaactttccctttttttgtagATTCATAGTGTTGGAATTTTGCGGGCTTCTTATCTCCCTATTTTTGGTTgcccttctctgcttcctctgGTGTGAAAGAAAAATAGGGGAACATGAATCCAAGAATCCAATATTATCCCAAAGAGTTCTAATCTAGCTGAGTAAACCGCCTATCCCCAGGTAAATGATTTAGTACGGGCCGGCCAGGTAGAAGTAGAGGTACGCGTCTACACTTGTCTAATAGCGCTCAGGTGTGGGGAGAAAACCATGCCGAGGGTGATGAGTGGGTAGGTGGTTGACGCTAATTGTAGGCTGATTATAATTAAGTATACCTTGATCTAACACCTGgatgaaggattggtaatggatgGGTAGACAGATATAAATAGGTGgttagatgaatagatagatagttagttagttagatggtTTAGTAGATTaataagatagaaagatagagattgATAGGTGAACAAATACAGATAGGtggttagataaatagatagatagtttgctAGTTAAGTGGTTTGGTAGATtaataagatagatagagatagatagatgaatagataggtagatagttaaAGGTGGGTAGGTGCATActgagagttagatagatagacagatggatagatattgAAGATAGTGACACAGATGAAAAGATatagattgataaaaaaaatggatgcttagagagaaagatagacacgcccatagagagaaaaatagaccgctaaacagatagatagatagatagatagatagatagagagagagagagagagagagagagagagagagagagagagagagagagagagagagagagagagagagaaagcacttaGACAAGGCTACCAAACACATccacgaacacacgaacacacacacacacaaaaaaaaaagttaaatcccttcccctttttttcctttccccctcttcttccaccctccattttccctccccctcccccccccggacTAAACACTtattccctctctgcctccccttGGCCCCCCCCCGTGTCAGATCCCACCTGGACCCAGCTGGACGCCCCCGGGACCCACGAGGACTTGGTGCACCCCTGCCTGAGGATATGCCAGAAAGGGGACCAGCGGGTGTGCTTCTATAAGTtaacggtgaggaggaggaggaggtgatggtggtggtgatggtagtggtagtggtggtagtagtagtagtagtagtagtagtagtagtagtagtagtagtagtagtagtagtagcatagtagTAGACTAGATAACAACACTCAAATGAATaaataggaaaacaaataaatacccaaataaacaagaaaaaaaataacaagataaataaacaaacaatcagtcaacaaacaaaacaaacaaacacaaacacaataacCAAGCTACCGtaacatcctcccctccctctgtctAACCCCCCAGGTGGAGCACTACAGCACCATGGGGGAAGCCTGCGGGGACTGTCCCTTCACCCCGGGGGACTGCGGGCGGCCGGGGTGCGTGGCTGCGGACGGCATGACGCGAAAACTGGTGACCGCTAACCGTAGACTGTCCGGGCCGATCATACATgtgagtggagggggggggaggggagggaaggggagaggggggtgaaagaggaagggaaggaggggaaacggGGGAAAATACTGAGGAGATAATGGAGGAGAAATggtatggaaaaggaagggaaagagaggggaaacggGTGTAGGAATGGAATGGGagtggaagggggaaagggagtggaagagaaggggggatgggaaagggggggaaagggagtgggaaagaggggggaaggaagtggaaggggaatgggagtggaagaaaggggaatggaaggatgggagtgggagggggaagggaaggaaaagaggggaagggggtatgaatgagaaagggaagggagtggaagagagagaaggggggatgggaaagggagggagaagggagtggaagaaaggggaagggagtggaagggagaagggagtggaagagaggggaagagtggatgggagtggaaggggaaagggaaatgggtgGAAAAATATCAATCTagatcccttccacccttccactccTCACCCATACACCCTCACAACACCTTCACCCCTAATGCCCCCATTCAGGTGTGTCAGGGGgacgaggtggaggtggaggtggagaacaGGCTGGAAGTGGAGGGGACATCGATCCACTGGCACGGTATCCACCAACACGGCACTCCCTATATGGACGGTGTGCCCCACCTGACCCAGTGCCCAATCTTACCTGGCGACACCTtcaagtacgtgtgtgtgtttgtgtgtgtgtgtgtgtgtgtgtgtgtgtgtgtgtgtgtgtgtgtgtgtgtgtgtgtgtgtgtgtgtgtgttttctttctctctcgttttggtattatttgcttgtttgtgtttttctctctctctttctttctctctttgttattcctattgtttatttttgttgtcttctttatctgtctgttttcatatttcctgttttcttgtttgtttgtctttcgtgtgtgtgtgtgtgtgtgtgtgtgtgtgtgtgtgtgtgtgtgtgtgtgtgtgtgtgtgtgtgtattacaggtcattttcttcacttttacaGGTACAAATTCACCGCCCACGAGCCTGGCACTCATTACTGGCACTCCCACTCAGGTAAGAACAGACTCCCTTTattctatctatcaatatattcACCTTCTTTTATATCTATCCTCTATATTCTTTCTGTCGATCTTCATTTCACTGCCTTTCACctcattttttatcttcctccctttctatcttcttttttatcttacttCATCCCATCTCTATCatctctaatcttcctccttttctctatttttcttttttttatctctacctCATCagcctccttccccatccctgcTCATCCTTGCCTCCATGCTTTCTactgtctcttccttcatctcatctATCTCCCAACACCTCTAACTTCCCaacctttctattttcttttatctcttttagctcatctctctctctccccatctcttttcATCCTCACCTCCAAGCTTTCTACTATCTATGTTTCATCTCTTCTGTTTCATCTCCtccagccttccttccccttctatcttaTCTCTatctcatcccctctctccccttcccttcccatcctcacctCCAAGCTTTCTACTAATTCCTACTTCATGTCATCTCTGTCTCAtctcctccagcctccctccccttctatctTATCTCTatctcatcccctctctcccaatcccttcccatcctcacctCCAAGCTTTCTACTAATTCTTACTTCATGTCATCTCTGTCTTATCTCCTTTagcctttctctccttctatcttatCTCTatctcatccccttctctccctatcccttcccatcctcacctCCAAGCTTTCTACTAATTCCTACTTCATGTCATCTCTGTCTCAtctcctccagcctccctccctttctatcttatctctatctcatcccctctctcccaatcccttcccatcctcgccTCCAGGGTTCCAGCGCACTGACGGGCTGTTCGGCTCTCTCGTGGTGCACCAGGCGGCCAGCACCGACCCCCACGCCCACCTGTACGACACTGACCTCCCCCAGCACCTGCTCGTCCTCACCGACTGGCTCAAGGACCTCAGCCACATCCTCTACGACAGCCTTCACCTGGCCCCGGTAAGTAAGGACACCCACGGCCTTAACAAACACCTAGATTAGTTTACCTGGTTCTCGTTAATTAAACCCCTGACCCACTTTTCCCTTACCTGCCTCAAAGTACTCAGCCAGGTAACTGCAACCTTCACCTGGCCTTGATAGTTAAGGACACCCATGGCCTTAACAAACACCTAGATTAGTTTACCTGGTTCTCGTTAATTAAACCTCTGACCCACCTTTCCCTTACCTGCCTCAAAGTACTCAGCCAGGTAACTCTGCAACCTTCACCTGGCCTTGATAGTTAAGTACACCCATAACCTTAAGAAACACCTAGATTAGTTTACCTGTTTCTCGTTAATTAAACCTCTGACCCACCTTTCCCTTACCTGCCACAAAGTACTCAGCCAGGTAACTCTGCAGCCTTCACCTggccctttttccttccctcctgcctttccttctttcattcctccctccttttcttcctcctttctttccttcatcccatcctctcttctatcctttcttcttacacccctctcttctttccttcctcatcaccctccctccctccatttcctccctcaccctccctttctccctcaggACGAAGATAAGCCCCACAACATCTTGGTGAACGGCAAGGGACCGTACCAGGCGttcaagaaggggagggaggaggaggcgttcaCCCCCCTGCACGAGGTCACCGTTAcgcctgtacgtgtgtgtgtgtgtgtgtgtgtgtgtgtgtgtgtgtgtgtgtgtgtgtgtgtgtgtgtgtgtgtgttttccttttgtACTACTCATTCTATAAtcacacacactcatttttttcctttttacattaATCACACCCTCAATTTTTCATTTATGTTAGCTTAAGTTCTAATTCCATTCTCCATAACGCATATTTGAACCCACTTTCTTTGATTTAACCGACAATCCCATTTTCTATAACCAAAACACAACTCCATTTTCTATAACCAAAACACAACTCCATTTTCTATAACCAAAACACAACTCCATTTTCTATAACCAAAACACAACTCAATTTTCTATAACTAAAACACAACTCCATTTTCTATAACCAAAACACAACTCAATTTTCTATAACTAAAACACAACTCCATTTTCTATAACCAAAACACAACTCCATTTTCTATAACCAAAACACAACTCAATTTTCTATAACCAAAACACAACTCCATTTTCTATAACCAAAACACAACTCCATTTTCTATAACTAAAACACAACTCCATTTTCTATAACCAAAACACAACTCCATTTTCTATAACCAAAACACAACTCCATTTTCTATAACCAAAACACAACTTCATTTTCTATAACCAAAACACCCACCAAACCCATTTTCTATAACCAAAACACAACTTCATTTTCTATAACCAAAACACCCACCAAACCCATTTTCTATAACCAAAACACAACTCCATTTTCTATAACCAAAACACAACTCCATTTTCTATAACTAAAACACAACTCCATTTTCTATAACTAAAACACAACTCCATTTTCTATAACCAAAACACAACTCCATTTTCTATAACCAAAACACAACTCCATTTTCTATAACCAAAACACAACTCCATTTTCTATAACTAAAACACAACTCCATTTTCTATAACCAAAACGCCCACCAAACCCATTTTCTATAACCAAAACGCCCACCAAACCCATTTTCTATAACCAAAACACCCAACGAACCCATTTTCTATAACCAAAACGCCCACCAAACCCATTTTCTAAAACCAAAACGCCCACCAAACCCATTTTCTATAACCAAAACGCCCACCAAACCCATTTTCTATAACCAAAACGCCCACCAAACTCATTTTCTATAACCAAAACGCCCACCAAACCCATTTTCTATAACCAAAACGCCCACCAAACCCATTTTCTATAACCAAAACACCAAACCCATTTTCTATAAAAACGCCCACCAAACTCATTTTCTATAACCAAAACACCCACCAAACCCATTTTCTATAACCAAAACGCCCACCAAACCCATTTTCTATAACCAAAACACCCACCAAACCCATTTTCTATAACCAAAACGCCCACCAAACCCATTTTCTATAACCAAAACGCCCACCAAACCCATTTTCTATAACCAAAACGCCCACCAAACCCATTTTCTATAACCAAAACACCCAACGAACCCATTTTCCCCATTAAAATCAACAATCCCATTTTCTATAACTAAAACACACAAACCCATTTTCTATAAccaaaacacccacacacacatcaaaaccaTTCTCTGTGACTAAAAACCCACCaaacccattttctctctcttcaagcCCGTGTAACCCATTTTCCTTAAGACTCGTGGATGCTACAAAGGAAAACGTCTTGCAGGGTACACGCCACAGGTTCAGGGTGATGAGCAACAGCGTGAGGAACTGCCCCATTGTGGTGTCGGTGGACCAGCACAAGTTACTCATCATAGCCTCGGACGGACACCCAATCCAGCCCGTGgaaggtgagaaagggaggggaggacaggggagtgCAGGACCATTTCATCATAGACACTAGCTAACACCCCACCAAAGCTTTACAGGGTTTGGGACGCGGGGAAGAGTTGGGAGGTGGGTTGGGGAAGGTTAGAGGATGAAAGAGCGAACAGGTGGGACTAGGGTGTGTAAGACCTCATTAGCTGTAAATAAACTCCCTattaggatgagaggaagggagggtagaataGGGGAGTGCAGGATCGTTTCATCATAGACACGAGCTGACACCCCATCAAAGCTTTACTGGGTTTGGGACGCGGGGAGGAGTTGGAAGGTGGGTTGGatttgcggatttcctacagttagacctcaccaatctacaggaatggagcaaaaagtggctgttacaattcaatgaagaaaaatgtaaagtcctgcaccatgggaggggatatctagcacaccaataccacatgggaaacactccactatccaccacagaggcagagaaagacctgggagtataatgttaccaggctaccagggaaggccaaatccgtgccaatcgcagcggacgggttaaaagatgaaaggaagagaaggtaggatgGGGGTGTGCAAAACCTCACTATAGCTAAAAATAAACTCCCTATTAGGAAGTTAAAGTCGTTGTGAGTCTGTTTGCATCACCAAGGTCACTGACATTGTTTTTGCCTATGATGttgtaatcctggcggagtcgctggaggttctggtaatggctctcgaggcactgcacgaggaggcgaatcCCTTGGGACTCCATTACTCCTGGGCCAAGATCATGGTACAGGTGATTGGAGGCTTGCTAGGTAAAAcaatacagtctgttcatgcgtgtggcgagggcaCTGATATCTTGGAAAGTTTCATATACCTTGGCTGCGTAGTGGAAAACAACGACGGGTCTCGTCAAACAGTCTTaaccgtggatcttcagtcaaaccacgatttccgctggcgtgcttctcatatttccgtggttttctgacgagtccacgatcttccaaagctacggtagatttcactgaaggacgacggtattactcatcatcatcagcagcaataacaagaaacaaatgagaaccacgctagcggaaatcgtggtttgactgaagatccacggaagatttgcccagtgtaatagccctttagcGGACCTTGGCCCCACGGACTCAGAACAGAACGATGATATGATGCCgataatatgaagaggaaaaggacgatcTCCAAGTCCCATGTGCTCCCTGCCTTACTTTATACCTGCGGGACATGGACACTGTGACATGACGAAGTGGCGGATTGATCCTTCATAtaacc comes from Eriocheir sinensis breed Jianghai 21 chromosome 49, ASM2467909v1, whole genome shotgun sequence and encodes:
- the LOC126981839 gene encoding uncharacterized protein LOC126981839, with protein sequence MGLARHSQQMPCLLSCLLLLSLLSLGSAVVDPTWTQLDAPGTHEDLVHPCLRICQKGDQRVCFYKLTVEHYSTMGEACGDCPFTPGDCGRPGCVAADGMTRKLVTANRRLSGPIIHVCQGDEVEVEVENRLEVEGTSIHWHGIHQHGTPYMDGVPHLTQCPILPGDTFKYKFTAHEPGTHYWHSHSGFQRTDGLFGSLVVHQAASTDPHAHLYDTDLPQHLLVLTDWLKDLSHILYDSLHLAPDEDKPHNILVNGKGPYQAFKKGREEEAFTPLHEVTVTPGTRHRFRVMSNSVRNCPIVVSVDQHKLLIIASDGHPIQPVEVESFTIYGGERWDFVLTADQDPGAYWMKFQGVMHCGTRHKSAYQVGVLRYEGAKGYPGSVKRMTYLSTIRKGYTINTMDAAPGDLTFLTAAEVRALTPAQDDIARAPDHTFYLTFDFYMDKSTSHIKVQMNGITFVLPPAPPLSQPESINASAFCSAEDRGECGDEGVCSCTHLLSVDMDSLVEVVLVDQSYVNHPFHIHGLAFYVIAMGQLGDEATVERFQELDAAGEVQRNFDHPPLKDTVTVPSGGYVVIRFFANNPGYWLFHCHLSFHVEMGMSLVFRVGDDSMLPPVPEGFPRC